In the genome of Bradyrhizobium ottawaense, the window TGCCGAAGGCGACCGGCCGCGTGCGCTTTGCTGGCATGGAGCTCCTGCCGTTGCGCGCCCATCAGCGCTTCCACCTTGGCCTCGCTTACGTGCCCGAGGAGCGGCGCATCGTTCCCGGGCTGTCGGTGCGCGAGAACCTCCGGCTCGGTCTCGTCGCGGCCGGCAGCGGCATCGAGGAGCGGGCCGCGATCGACGAAATCGCCGCGACCTTTCCGCGCCTGAAGGAGCGCCTCGAGCAGGAGGGCGTGACGCTCTCCGGTGGAGAGCAGCAGATGCTGGCGATCGCGCGCGCACTGATCGGCAAGCCCAAGATGATCCTGCTCGATGAACCCTCGGAGGGCATCATGCCCGTCCTCGTCGAGGAGATGGGCGTGCTGTTCCGCCGCCTGCGTGACGAGGGCAAGACGCTGCTGTTGGTCGAGCAGAACGTCGAATGGGCGCTGCGGCTGGCCG includes:
- a CDS encoding ABC transporter ATP-binding protein: MAETALLEIEDLHAWYGASHILHGISLHVKEGEVVALVGRNGAGKTTTLRTMMGLMPKATGRVRFAGMELLPLRAHQRFHLGLAYVPEERRIVPGLSVRENLRLGLVAAGSGIEERAAIDEIAATFPRLKERLEQEGVTLSGGEQQMLAIARALIGKPKMILLDEPSEGIMPVLVEEMGVLFRRLRDEGKTLLLVEQNVEWALRLADRAVIIDQGEVVHESSAAALLADKDIQERYCAV